The region tagaaataataagaaattttgAGCATATATATTACCTCGAATCTTGAAGGGTCGAACTTCTCTGGGTGAGGGAAGAAGTGAGCAGAATGATGAATGCTTCTGAAGAGAGGAAGGACCTTCCAACCTTTCGGAATTGTGTAACCTTCCAACTCAACATCTGTCACTGCTTCTCTGAATGTGAATGACAAAATGCTTGCACTTCTCAATGTTTCTTGAATTACCTGAATTTTTCAGTTACTTCAATGCATCTTATAACTATTTAATACCCTTTATGatgttttttaattagtaaattGATCATGACTgagattttaaattgatcaCATTTTCTAATCTTATTTGAGAAGATAATAATACACAAACTGTTAAAtgtaagtatttaaaattatttaaaattgtttttctttcatttataacaaatatatagtCTTACAAATATAAGTGTTATACTTTTAAACAAAGAGCAATGGTATTATAATacatagataaaatataaaaacaaaataatcataaaagtataaaattttatatatttttttaaagaaaaagtaaaatgtaaaaagaatagTATCaacttaatgtaaaaaaaagttaagtatgtgaaataatatttttcttaaattaaaatagttgatATAAGTATGTATAgaagtaaaaaggaaaaagaccttttaaaaaatgattgaagtgaaaaaatggaaagagtgtcatatctaatatttttctaCTTATGGTAACAtcaaaattacttataaaagattataaagaaaACAGTAACATCAACTTTGTCAATGTCAGATAATGTCTTCCAAGTGATTTTTAGTGGACAAAATCgatgacattatttttcatttaaaaaataatttgatgttGACCaaaccaatttattattttttttttcagaaaagaaaggaaaataatattactgattaataaaaaaaaaaaagaaacaatcatAGATACCCGATTTGTGAATGGCATTTGTCTGGTATCATCCCACGAAAGTCCACGATTTTCCATAGCTAGTTTGCTTCTTATTCCTTCTTGTTCTCTCTGCAAAGTTAAAATTTAcagagaaaataatgaaaatcagCCTTATATCATATGCACTCTAATCAGTAAATTGTGTATCCAAAAATAATGCAAAGAATCTTTCCCTcataagtaattattaaaataaatttattggttcttataatattatattttagcagttttttttttctcaaattacctttaaacttttaaaatatttactttttccaacatgacaaacatattttatttttgtaatttactGAAAAAAGAGAGTTTTTAGTGTAcccaaatgaaaataattatctgaaaattggtttttttaagTAAGCTTAtctgaatgaaaataatagtgattgaaaatcattttttgttactttaaaaaattaaaaaagaatagtaATGTGACCGTCACAGCTTCCAAGAGATTGGAGTTGTCATGAAGGTACTTGAGGACCCATGTTAGGGCACTTGCTGTGGTGTCATGTGCAGCAAATAGCACACCAATCAGATTATCTGCTACTTGAGAATCACTCAGTTCCATGAACACCTTCTTCTCCTCACCACATGATGAAGATCTTGAACATGTTGATCTTGATCTCGATGGTGAAGATCTTGCTTGCAATAGAACTCCCAATAGTCCTCCTCCATACTTTGAACTCTCCACTTTTCTTCTCTCAATTATCCTTCTTATGCTCTCATTCAAATGCTTCCTAGCCttcaaacacatacacacagaTTTTCTCTTTTAACATCATCATGGTAATTATGTATAAAAGATGGAACTAAAGATTTTAATGATGAACATGAAGATGGTGGGTTTTGTTTTGTCCCACTTTTAACTTTACTTCTTTTAACTTATTCCTTAACTACATCAAATACTCCCACGTTGTCTCATAATGATTCGTACGGAAAATATCTCTCGTAATCAATTCGTATCAAAATTATTCGTACTATATATCTAACAATCTTcgataattataattattaataataataataattattattattattataattgattttgatacCTTCATTGCTTTCCAATAGGAAGTTCCAGGAAGATGTAATGGATAAGAATTGTAGCCTTTCTCCAAGCAACGATATAACTCTCtgatttcttccatttccaactCCTTTATCTCACCAAAGGCAGAGATTGCTGCTACTTCAAAAGCATactaattcaaaaaaaaaaaacaaaaataaataatttagattctTGGTCTACGTGATCAAGTaagtaattctttttaaaatattttttatcgtatttttttccttattttttccCATCCGACCAAAACAAACGAAGAAAATGTTTATCATGATTCCCTGCTCTTCAGAAATAATAATGTTTGTGTCCTCAAAACAACTTTTCTTTTGagaaagtcttttttttttctcaaatatacTCCTGTATAATTAAAAGTATGCAGGACCActtattttgacaaaaaaaaaaatgtaaaaagtaagCAGAACCACTTATATTGttaaagaaagacaaaaaagtGGTTAACCTAAAGATATTTTTAACTATCTATTTGTATTAACTACTATTATtgatttacataaataataataataattgttattattattattggtctAACCATAAACTATGTTGGTGTCAccctatatttatattaattgaaaatgtcaccaattttaaagaaaataaataatccTAGTCATTTTAACGAAAATATCGATAGGAGATGTTGTTGTCAGTTCAtctattaaaatagtaaatttaattcacataagtataaaattagattaataaaatgaaagatgagTTTGTATGAGGTAAGATAGGTGTATAATATGAAGAATAGAATAGAATAGAATAGATACCTTTTTCATCTCTTGCAAGGTGTTGATGGTTTTGTTAGTCCAAGAAGGAACCATTTTGATAACAATTTGCTCGACATGAGAGACAGAGTGTTTGATTGTGGAGGGCAAAAAGGAGGCCTGAACGAGCTTCTTGAGCATGGAATGATAGGCACCTTGCTGAAAGAAGACAGCTTCTGGTCCTATAAGCCTCTCTTTGCTGGGAGGGTATGTTGGTTTGAAGAGATGTGCCTGAGTTACAAGGACTGTCCTAGCTGCCTCAGGGCTCGATATCATCACACATGGACACCCCAGTATGTTTGTCTTGAATATATCACCATACCTTCACCACACAAATCATCATAAATGCACTTTTCATCTGTTTCTATATATAGTATATGTTGTTAAAGACATAAGGACATACATGTTTTGACATGCACCGCCCAACTCACACAAAcattctcatatatttacgaaaaCATTAACACAACACAGATGTTATTTATAtctgtgtgtatatatatgtgtacCTATTTTGACGGTTAGAGAAGAAGGAATTTGGATTTTGAGTGTAGAGTTTGAGGGTTTCTCCGAGGTAGGGCCAACCCATGGAGCCAGGGGGAAGTTTTTTGTGGTTATGGTGGTGCCACCATTGGAGGAAGGataggaggaggaggaagaagaaggaggtgAAAAGGAGGAAGGTGTAATCTTGGAGAAAGTTGGTGAGAGGTTGCATGGTGGAGGAAGTGATtttggagagagagaaagagtttGGAGgcatagatagatagataggtgaagaagagaagataGTGATATGTATAGTTTTTGTGAAACTGAAAAGAGTTGTGTGAAGGGGTGTCGGTtgggaggaaaaggttttatagAGTGGCAGGTTGGGGTTGGGACATGCGTCACAACCATAATGGCAACACTTCAACTTCATTCACCCTTCACAAATTCCACACTATaactattcaaaataaattcatcTAGAATTTCCtcatctcttctcttcttcaaccATTGAACATATATATGGTATAGCTAGAACAAGTTatgaatattcattttatttctacatagatttggtttttaaatttggtaattttctttcaaatttaatttggatatataagtaattttttctctcataataattagaataataatacGGATCTCACCTGAAtctattttagtatattttatatttagttaactAAATACGGATCGAAACAGATTAATTCGGATAAGATGTATGACCGAATATATAGTATAACTATAAGTTTATaaggataaaaaaatagtatatttacGAGTCTTTAGGTTAACTTACATATTTTACTCAGATaccaacaataatattaaaatagattttcttcattaataatagcaaaagtataaatataatcacactttttttaaataaataaacggCATTAACACCAATTTGACACACTATTATCACCATATAATCACCATAAGAGTAAGATGTGAAAAACTTCTTCATTGGTGTAGTGCGCATTATATCACTAATATTATCCAGATACTCTTATTTGATACAAGATTAacatattcataataataaataagaacaaGATCACAATATGTAGTAGTATTATAATTATCATCATGATCATTCTCTTTTTGCTTACCTTTGCCTTTGTTCCTTTTTTCcacttaaaaaacaatatattggTTGCAACAATAATGACACTTCATATTTTGACTTGGacttacttttattgttttctcaACCACTTTTTGAGTTCCTTTCTCTAAcatctccttcttcttttttgtgaCAAGCACCTAAAATTAAGATGGAGAACTATGTGTCTTCCTTCTTATATCTTCTTTAAGAGCATCGCTCTTTACCATTTAGAAAGAAGCAATGTCATTAAGGGTTGAGTTTGTAATTGAAACCTGAAATATCTACCAAGACTCTAATGAAATTAGCCATAGTTCCACAAAATCATCTTCAAAATTTACACCCATTTTTTACTCTTGATCTAagactaattaatatatatcatTCAAGTGATTTGACATGGAAGAACTCTTTATGTACCTTAAATTCTACAAGGAATTCAACAAATGCAATTTAGTATTGTTAGACTTAAAATCATACAAGGATTCAATATTCTCTCACAAAGTTCTAGCATGTGTCTCATTAACGATGTTATTATAAACATTGTCTTCTACATATTATTGAATAAAACCGCACACATGTTGGTGCTCAAAGTTCCATTCTCCATCAAACATTGAAtccaaattttatatatcacCCAAATGGTTCATACGCTTTCAATGAATCCCAAATTAATCTGCAAATCCTCACACAAGTATTTGAAGATACAAAATGATAACCTGACAACATTAGTACAAACTGTTTGggattttagaaataaaactaCAGCTTCTACAACactcataaaattataattttcttatattcaaattaaatataattgaatcaAGAACATAATGCAAAAATGAATCAACCAAATTGGGTAAGTATAGAAAAAGTTATGCATCAAACAAGCAGAAAAGGTCAAAGTTGTCAACAACCTAATCTACAGAAACCTTATTAGAAAAGTTTCTCTCACTacaaacctctaattcaatatCTGATTGGTTAAAGAGAATACTCATATGTCTAGGACCTACTGTAAAAATTTAAGCTCAATTCGACACTTAATGAAGCAAAAATATCAAGTTTTCCAACATTACTTAGGGCTATAAACAGGGTCCTAGTGATACAGAAGTGGCACTGATCGCCAATAGGTCAGTGAGTTCACTATCTTGGTTGTGTCTAGCGGTATTAAAGTATTACCCAATTTTGGCCAAGTCAGTGCCTTCTATCCAACTTGCACCTAACGACACTGTAGTGACACCTAGTGTTGTACTAGAAcccaaaattttctcttttggaGTTTTAAATTAAGTAGTTTGAATGCAAAAAGCTCATTTAACTTCGCCCAATATGCATCAATTTTCATGATTATTGTAAGTATatgtgaattgaaattgaagttgaACAATAAGTAGCACA is a window of Vigna radiata var. radiata cultivar VC1973A unplaced genomic scaffold, Vradiata_ver6 scaffold_134, whole genome shotgun sequence DNA encoding:
- the LOC106753610 gene encoding abscisic acid 8'-hydroxylase 2 isoform X1, coding for MPPNSFSLSKITSSTMQPLTNFLQDYTFLLFTSFFFLLLLSFLQWWHHHNHKKLPPGSMGWPYLGETLKLYTQNPNSFFSNRQNRYGDIFKTNILGCPCVMISSPEAARTVLVTQAHLFKPTYPPSKERLIGPEAVFFQQGAYHSMLKKLVQASFLPSTIKHSVSHVEQIVIKMVPSWTNKTINTLQEMKKYAFEVAAISAFGEIKELEMEEIRELYRCLEKGYNSYPLHLPGTSYWKAMKARKHLNESIRRIIERRKVESSKYGGGLLGVLLQARSSPSRSRSTCSRSSSCGEEKKVFMELSDSQVADNLIGVLFAAHDTTASALTWVLKYLHDNSNLLEAVTREQEGIRSKLAMENRGLSWDDTRQMPFTNRVIQETLRSASILSFTFREAVTDVELEGYTIPKGWKVLPLFRSIHHSAHFFPHPEKFDPSRFEVPPRPNTYMPFGNGVHSCPGSELAKLELLVLLHHLTLSYRFLPHKYHMHIHHHHHHLIFYKVFNFLFTLKSRVFRSKFSTFMIEIDHYITWKID
- the LOC106753610 gene encoding abscisic acid 8'-hydroxylase 2 isoform X2, translated to MPPNSFSLSKITSSTMQPLTNFLQDYTFLLFTSFFFLLLLSFLQWWHHHNHKKLPPGSMGWPYLGETLKLYTQNPNSFFSNRQNRYGDIFKTNILGCPCVMISSPEAARTVLVTQAHLFKPTYPPSKERLIGPEAVFFQQGAYHSMLKKLVQASFLPSTIKHSVSHVEQIVIKMVPSWTNKTINTLQEMKKYAFEVAAISAFGEIKELEMEEIRELYRCLEKGYNSYPLHLPGTSYWKAMKARKHLNESIRRIIERRKVESSKYGGGLLGVLLQARSSPSRSRSTCSRSSSCGEEKKVFMELSDSQVADNLIGVLFAAHDTTASALTWVLKYLHDNSNLLEAVTREQEGIRSKLAMENRGLSWDDTRQMPFTNRVIQETLRSASILSFTFREAVTDVELEGYTIPKGWKVLPLFRSIHHSAHFFPHPEKFDPSRFEVPPRPNTYMPFGNGVHSCPGSELAKLELLVLLHHLTLSYRWEVVGKEDGIQYGPFPVPKHGLPVKIIPRRKIFT